Proteins encoded by one window of bacterium:
- a CDS encoding PLP-dependent transferase — MESKDKRWKNFRFETKAIHSGQIAADQTGGVTQAIFPSSTYRVGFPGDESGYVYSRWANPTRAALEEILADLEGGSHGFAFSSGLAALNAVLDLLKSGDHVVAVDDLYGGTRRLFERLMRNFGLDFSYIDGTDPANFEKAVKPNTRLFWTETPTNPLLKIIDIAAVSAIAKKHNILLAVDNTFATPYIQRPLELGADIVHHSASKYLGGHCDVIAGALIVKDEALAERVRFNQFAVGGVLDPFQSWLVIRGLKTLHLRMERHSINAMKVVEYLETVDAVDKIFFPGADGKQVANGMTMPGGMVSFTVKADFEKVKKFVTATKVFILAESLGGVESLINHPAAMTHASIPKDVREANGITDNLIRLSVGIEHADDLISDLTHAFAAMK, encoded by the coding sequence ATGGAGAGTAAAGATAAACGCTGGAAAAACTTCCGCTTCGAAACCAAAGCGATCCACTCAGGACAGATCGCGGCCGATCAAACCGGCGGCGTCACCCAGGCGATCTTCCCCAGCTCAACCTATCGGGTAGGCTTCCCCGGGGATGAATCCGGCTATGTTTATTCACGCTGGGCCAACCCAACGCGCGCGGCACTGGAAGAAATCCTGGCCGACTTGGAGGGAGGTTCGCACGGGTTTGCATTTTCATCCGGACTCGCAGCCCTCAATGCGGTACTCGACCTGCTTAAGTCAGGCGACCATGTGGTAGCGGTCGATGACCTCTATGGCGGCACCCGGCGCCTGTTTGAAAGACTGATGCGCAATTTCGGGCTCGATTTCAGCTATATCGATGGGACCGATCCGGCCAATTTCGAAAAGGCAGTCAAGCCGAACACCAGACTCTTCTGGACTGAAACCCCGACCAATCCGCTGCTCAAGATCATCGATATCGCCGCGGTTTCCGCGATCGCTAAAAAGCACAATATCCTGCTGGCAGTAGACAATACATTCGCCACCCCGTATATCCAGCGCCCGCTGGAATTGGGAGCGGATATTGTCCATCACTCCGCCTCCAAATATCTGGGCGGGCATTGCGATGTTATCGCCGGAGCGTTGATAGTCAAAGATGAAGCGCTCGCCGAGCGAGTCCGCTTCAACCAGTTTGCGGTTGGTGGCGTGCTTGATCCATTCCAGTCATGGCTGGTGATTCGCGGACTGAAGACCCTGCATCTTCGCATGGAGCGCCACTCCATCAACGCGATGAAAGTGGTGGAGTACCTTGAGACAGTCGATGCTGTCGACAAGATATTTTTCCCTGGCGCCGATGGAAAGCAGGTTGCGAACGGGATGACTATGCCGGGCGGGATGGTTTCGTTTACGGTTAAGGCGGATTTTGAGAAAGTGAAGAAATTCGTCACCGCGACCAAAGTGTTCATTCTGGCGGAGTCATTGGGCGGGGTAGAGTCGTTGATCAATCACCCGGCGGCGATGACCCATGCCTCGATCCCGAAAGATGTTCGTGAAGCGAACGGTATCACGGATAATCTGATCCGTCTGTCGGTCGGGATAGAGCACGCGGATGATCTGATCTCGGACCTGACGCACGCCTTCGCGGCAATGAAATAG
- a CDS encoding outer membrane beta-barrel protein produces the protein MRSPALKQLLFLLIFSLMLGISSSDARTPVSIRLIGGLTQSASDAVYNETDDLTPVFGLGARYTLSSRHSLFLDIERIQRWPDFTYTLFADTTLSREPLSDAVGGSNSLVVYPITLGYQFALSTKQGARLAPYLSVGLSAVRLSLPPDLSNRYPSLEPGSSESFGESSSGGHSWKFGAMFGLGCSMRINAWASLAGTAYYRHLDLPGNNSTTGRADTQQNISGNVFEGTSYDQAPVRARVGGFEGKLILEFRL, from the coding sequence ATGCGAAGTCCGGCGCTCAAACAGCTTCTCTTTCTGCTCATATTCAGCCTGATGTTGGGTATTAGCTCATCCGATGCCCGCACACCTGTGTCAATAAGACTGATTGGCGGATTAACACAATCAGCCTCAGATGCGGTTTACAACGAAACCGACGATCTCACGCCGGTTTTCGGTCTGGGCGCCAGGTATACGCTTTCCAGCCGACACTCACTCTTTCTTGATATCGAGCGGATTCAGCGATGGCCGGATTTCACTTACACCCTTTTTGCAGACACGACACTGTCGCGCGAACCGTTGTCGGATGCAGTGGGTGGCAGTAATTCGCTGGTAGTCTATCCAATCACGCTCGGATATCAATTCGCGTTATCAACGAAGCAGGGTGCCCGCCTCGCCCCCTATCTGTCAGTCGGACTTAGCGCCGTGCGACTCAGTCTGCCGCCCGATCTTAGTAATAGGTATCCGTCACTGGAACCGGGGAGCAGCGAATCATTTGGAGAATCATCCAGTGGTGGTCATAGCTGGAAATTTGGCGCGATGTTTGGTCTGGGGTGTAGTATGCGGATCAACGCATGGGCTTCCCTTGCGGGAACCGCGTATTATCGGCACTTGGATCTCCCCGGCAACAACTCGACCACTGGAAGAGCAGACACACAGCAGAACATCAGCGGTAATGTTTTCGAAGGCACATCCTACGACCAGGCCCCAGTCAGAGCACGCGTCGGCGGATTCGAAGGAAAACTGATCCTTGAATTTCGTCTCTAA
- a CDS encoding FKBP-type peptidyl-prolyl cis-trans isomerase gives MRRLVLGIALMSLLGAVVCANSADTTKKAADPKAEKTEMKPAEKADSAATPAEKKAEVVTTKSGLQIIDHKVGEGAEARTGMRVAVHYTGWLNDNGKRGKEFDSSRPSGQPYVITLGAKQVIDGWEEGIVGMKVGGKRELIIPPTLAYGKSGYPGYIPPDATLIFELELMDAQ, from the coding sequence ATGAGAAGACTGGTCCTCGGGATAGCCCTGATGTCGCTGCTTGGAGCGGTGGTCTGTGCGAACAGCGCCGACACCACGAAAAAGGCGGCCGACCCCAAAGCCGAAAAAACTGAGATGAAACCGGCCGAAAAGGCCGATAGCGCGGCCACCCCCGCAGAAAAGAAGGCCGAAGTGGTCACTACCAAATCCGGATTACAGATTATCGATCATAAGGTTGGCGAAGGTGCCGAGGCCCGCACCGGGATGCGTGTGGCGGTCCACTACACCGGCTGGCTCAATGACAATGGCAAACGCGGCAAAGAATTCGACAGCTCCCGCCCGAGCGGTCAGCCGTACGTCATAACTCTTGGCGCCAAGCAGGTAATTGATGGTTGGGAAGAAGGGATTGTCGGGATGAAGGTCGGCGGCAAGCGGGAACTGATCATCCCTCCGACACTCGCTTACGGCAAGAGCGGCTATCCGGGGTATATTCCGCCCGATGCGACTCTGATTTTTGAGCTGGAGTTGATGGACGCTCAGTAA
- a CDS encoding S41 family peptidase produces the protein MILKWLLVCIALVSSPLLAFAQFPANVDSVYTFMKYNSVHRLEVDWQPIDSSFASNIKSAATLEDTMRCFVEVLRALGDVHSQIFLNDQYFGHYAAPDKYTRSKVKSLTKRANDETNHIFASTLKSGYAYIRVPGMQAANIDDINLLATQVYASISMLSTHNRKGFVIDLRLNGGGNLYPMLAGLSPLLGDGVVGYEMTPDDSVARVWELQGSDFVIGGYRATDLAPESVLNLTSLPVAVLIGPVTRSSGSATAIAFKGRPNTILIGEPTADGYTTSNGYFQFAPNLWMNFATTFVADRNKVVYRHAVEPDTVVAKYDYFDLLEADAKIAAAVKWLRKH, from the coding sequence ATGATCTTGAAATGGCTGTTGGTTTGCATCGCCCTTGTCTCATCGCCTCTTCTGGCTTTCGCCCAATTCCCCGCCAATGTCGACTCGGTCTACACTTTCATGAAATACAATTCAGTGCATCGACTGGAGGTTGACTGGCAGCCGATCGACAGCTCGTTTGCATCGAATATCAAGTCCGCCGCAACGCTCGAAGATACCATGCGCTGTTTTGTGGAAGTACTGCGTGCGCTTGGTGATGTTCATTCGCAGATCTTCCTGAATGATCAGTATTTCGGACACTATGCGGCTCCTGACAAATACACGCGATCCAAAGTGAAGTCACTCACAAAGCGGGCGAACGACGAAACGAATCATATTTTTGCTTCCACCTTAAAGTCAGGGTACGCGTATATTCGGGTGCCGGGGATGCAAGCAGCAAACATTGACGACATCAATCTCCTGGCTACGCAGGTCTACGCTTCTATTAGTATGCTGTCCACGCATAACCGAAAAGGGTTCGTAATAGATCTTAGATTGAACGGCGGCGGCAATCTTTATCCTATGCTGGCCGGCTTGAGTCCACTTCTCGGAGACGGCGTGGTCGGGTACGAAATGACCCCCGATGACAGCGTAGCCCGTGTATGGGAGCTGCAAGGCAGCGATTTTGTTATCGGCGGGTATCGGGCCACAGATCTGGCGCCGGAGTCCGTACTGAACCTGACATCCCTTCCTGTCGCGGTGTTGATCGGCCCGGTGACACGGAGTTCGGGGAGCGCGACTGCGATCGCGTTCAAAGGACGGCCGAATACGATTCTCATCGGTGAACCGACCGCCGATGGTTACACCACATCCAACGGCTATTTTCAGTTTGCGCCGAATCTCTGGATGAACTTCGCGACGACCTTCGTAGCTGACAGGAACAAGGTGGTCTATCGGCATGCGGTAGAGCCTGACACCGTGGTCGCGAAGTATGATTACTTTGATTTGCTTGAAGCTGACGCAAAGATCGCGGCGGCTGTGAAGTGGTTGCGAAAGCACTAG
- a CDS encoding ankyrin repeat domain-containing protein: MVKDFVAAGHNDLVKVKAMLAENPNLLYATWDWGGGDFETALEGAGHVGDDEIANYLIGQGARPNIFVLTMLGKTALVKQALEDFPSLLNAKGPHGYTLLHHAKRGGDAAAELLAYLESKGLKEARLPLW, encoded by the coding sequence CTGGTAAAAGATTTCGTTGCCGCCGGACATAATGACCTCGTCAAGGTCAAGGCGATGCTGGCGGAGAATCCAAACCTCCTGTATGCGACCTGGGATTGGGGGGGTGGCGATTTCGAGACAGCGCTCGAAGGAGCCGGGCATGTCGGCGATGATGAGATAGCGAACTATCTGATCGGCCAGGGGGCGCGTCCGAATATCTTTGTGCTGACCATGCTCGGCAAGACTGCACTGGTGAAGCAGGCACTGGAGGACTTTCCGTCACTCTTGAATGCGAAGGGTCCGCACGGGTACACGCTGCTTCATCATGCGAAGCGGGGTGGAGACGCCGCTGCCGAACTGCTTGCGTATCTCGAAAGTAAAGGGCTGAAAGAAGCACGCCTGCCGCTCTGGTGA
- a CDS encoding porin family protein: protein MRKRLPMAICLAVLALLPLSANSQSSAYLGPHLGIQKSPDAENSNYLVGATLRLPLLPALSLEGDVGYRQEEYGSGSSEVTVKDWPLTVTGLLYPLPVIYGGIGGGWYNSTIDYSSTYNAAGIEDETTQDFGWHLAAGVELPTSARVKLFGDVRYVFLDREFEDIPGDVLDGAKSDFYSINVGLLFGL from the coding sequence ATGAGGAAGAGACTTCCCATGGCGATCTGTCTGGCAGTGCTCGCGTTGTTGCCGCTGTCGGCCAACAGTCAATCGAGCGCATATCTCGGCCCGCACCTGGGTATTCAGAAATCGCCCGATGCAGAGAATTCAAATTATCTGGTTGGCGCTACGCTGCGCCTGCCACTGCTACCGGCACTCAGCCTGGAAGGGGATGTCGGTTACCGACAGGAAGAATATGGCTCTGGTTCCTCAGAAGTCACGGTCAAGGATTGGCCGCTCACTGTCACTGGCCTGCTGTATCCGCTTCCGGTGATCTATGGAGGGATCGGCGGCGGCTGGTATAACTCTACGATCGACTATTCAAGTACCTACAATGCGGCCGGTATTGAAGATGAAACAACGCAGGATTTCGGCTGGCATCTGGCTGCCGGAGTGGAACTACCTACCTCGGCGCGTGTCAAACTGTTCGGCGATGTGAGGTATGTCTTTCTCGATCGCGAGTTTGAGGATATCCCAGGAGACGTCCTGGACGGCGCCAAATCGGATTTCTATTCGATCAACGTCGGCCTGCTATTCGGTCTCTAA
- a CDS encoding adenylosuccinate synthase, whose protein sequence is MGKNRVVIGCQWGDEGKGKIVDLLAADADVIARCQGGANAGHTVCVGDKKYVLHLIPSGIIQPGKICYIGNGVVLDPFTFKDELDFLVSKGIEYKNRLFISPATNLVLPYHKLIDAVEEETRGTSSIGTTMRGIGPAYVDKVARHGIRMIDLFNPERLRHRLEYNAKMKSRYLEGSTDERANIEVTLEKLKALVELFRPMVVDVSLHLNQAYRQGKKILFEGAQGTMLDVDLGTYPYATSSNTITGGVLTGLGVGPKMIDEVIGVVKAYSTRVGAGPFPTELIDAVGEKIRAVGDEYGATTGRPRRTGWLDLVALRHAVRINGVDSIAITKLDVLDDMDEIKVCTDYQLDGRTIHEVPLDLAELQFTKPVYTTMPGWKADTTGITSFAALPEKARTYLEYIAKDLGVTICLVSTGAKREETILV, encoded by the coding sequence ATGGGTAAGAACAGAGTTGTCATTGGGTGTCAATGGGGCGACGAAGGTAAAGGTAAGATCGTCGACCTCCTTGCTGCCGACGCTGATGTCATCGCACGCTGCCAGGGTGGGGCCAATGCCGGCCACACCGTCTGTGTCGGCGACAAGAAATATGTACTGCACCTTATCCCGTCGGGAATCATCCAGCCGGGAAAGATCTGTTACATCGGCAATGGCGTCGTCCTCGACCCGTTTACCTTCAAAGATGAACTCGATTTTCTGGTCAGCAAAGGGATCGAATACAAAAATCGCCTCTTCATCTCTCCCGCCACCAACCTGGTGCTGCCATATCACAAGCTGATTGATGCCGTCGAAGAAGAGACCCGGGGCACTTCGTCTATCGGCACCACGATGCGCGGGATTGGCCCGGCATACGTTGATAAAGTCGCGCGCCACGGTATCCGGATGATCGATCTGTTCAATCCAGAGAGATTGCGTCACCGGCTCGAATACAACGCCAAGATGAAATCACGTTATCTCGAAGGTTCCACCGACGAGCGCGCCAACATTGAAGTGACGTTGGAAAAACTGAAAGCGCTGGTCGAACTCTTCCGTCCGATGGTGGTTGATGTTTCGCTCCATCTCAATCAGGCGTACCGTCAGGGAAAGAAAATACTCTTCGAGGGCGCGCAAGGGACGATGCTTGATGTTGACCTGGGGACCTACCCCTATGCGACATCATCCAACACTATCACCGGCGGCGTATTGACCGGACTGGGTGTTGGCCCGAAGATGATCGATGAGGTGATCGGCGTGGTCAAAGCATACTCGACACGCGTCGGCGCGGGACCTTTCCCGACTGAACTGATTGATGCTGTCGGCGAGAAGATCCGCGCGGTTGGCGATGAGTACGGTGCGACCACCGGACGCCCCCGTCGAACGGGATGGCTTGACCTGGTGGCACTTCGCCACGCAGTGCGAATCAACGGCGTTGATTCAATCGCTATTACCAAGCTTGACGTTCTCGATGATATGGATGAGATCAAGGTCTGCACCGACTACCAGCTCGATGGCCGTACGATCCATGAAGTGCCACTCGATCTGGCGGAACTGCAGTTCACCAAACCGGTCTATACGACTATGCCGGGCTGGAAAGCCGACACCACCGGGATCACATCTTTTGCGGCCTTACCGGAGAAAGCGCGCACGTATCTTGAGTATATCGCGAAGGATCTGGGAGTGACGATCTGCCTGGTCTCGACCGGCGCGAAGCGCGAAGAGACGATATTGGTCTAA
- a CDS encoding YihA family ribosome biogenesis GTP-binding protein produces the protein MSQLPKDSRPQVALAGRSNVGKSTLLNRLVGHRNLAKVSSTPGKTRSLNFFSVSDRFYLVDLPGYGYAKVSKSLKDEWGKLIETYLRTSPNLTGLVILLDVRRDVTDDDLQMLEWLAKRSLPVLAVVTKTDKVSRNLCNKKVADVERQLEIPAIPFSSITGIGKDELIGSILDLISTTTTAKG, from the coding sequence ATGTCGCAGTTGCCGAAAGATAGTCGCCCGCAGGTAGCCCTGGCCGGGCGTTCTAATGTCGGCAAGTCTACCCTGCTCAACCGACTGGTTGGACATCGCAATCTGGCCAAAGTCTCCTCGACTCCCGGCAAAACGAGATCGCTCAACTTCTTCTCGGTCAGTGACCGGTTCTATTTGGTTGACCTTCCCGGCTATGGGTATGCCAAGGTCTCCAAGTCGCTCAAGGATGAGTGGGGGAAATTGATCGAGACCTATCTCCGGACCTCCCCCAATCTGACCGGACTGGTGATTTTGCTGGATGTTCGACGTGATGTTACGGATGACGATCTCCAGATGCTGGAGTGGCTCGCCAAGCGATCCCTCCCGGTCCTGGCTGTCGTCACCAAAACCGATAAGGTGAGCCGGAATCTCTGTAACAAGAAAGTAGCCGACGTAGAACGTCAACTTGAAATCCCGGCTATACCATTCTCGTCGATCACCGGGATCGGCAAAGATGAATTGATCGGGTCGATCCTCGACCTGATCTCCACCACCACCACCGCCAAAGGGTGA
- the lon gene encoding endopeptidase La — translation MLSQSALQSSRTGYNQNWTNTAVKIHHNAEDIEIRSTLPIIPLRDVVVYPHMIYPLLIGRKLTINALQEAMVQEKQMFLVAQRSPSIDNPKAADLYTVGVVARILQVMKMPNGTLKVLVEGLVRAEILSISKTNNYLTAKLKLASAPEKPFDREIEALSRAVSEQFAEYVRLNRRIPDEVLVSVASIERYDQLADTIAAQIIQKIDAKQRVLEAFDVREQLQLLSKVLRDEIDILKIEQKIDGSIRDALNRSHREAYLQQQLKAIKDELGQGDEATAEVEDLLTKLESLPYPEKVRTKAEEEIKKLSKMHPFSAEAGVVRSYLDWLLGIPWTILTEDRTDFAEVRTILDNDHYGLEKPKKRILEHLAVIRLAGKVKGPILCLVGPPGVGKTSIGRSVARAMGREFIRMSLGGVHDEAEIRGHRRTYIGALPGRIIQSLKKAGSANPVFLLDEIDKLGKDFRGDPASALLEVLDPEQNNTFYDNYLEVEFDLSNILFITTANSMSSIPIALRDRMEIIRLPGYLDFEKAAIAKQYLVPKQMNEVGVQKYGIELADDAVFELIRYYTREAGVRELERRISAILRQTAVEIAGGKKMKKLLIKGNKVAAYLGPRKYTDTNVKQQPTIGYAVGLAWTELGGEVLPVEVVPMHGKAKLTLTGSLGEVMRESATAGLSYIRKHSLTFGLNENFFDDLELHVHVPEGAVPKDGPSAGITLLTALLSSLTNIPVRTDIAMTGEVTLTGDVLPIGGLNEKLLAAKRHGILTVLIPERNRKDLIEMPKELLDGLKLHFVRNIDDVLKLAMTRSPYTTARPRTGSRTGARIARAH, via the coding sequence ATGTTGAGTCAGTCCGCCCTGCAGTCAAGCCGGACGGGCTATAACCAGAATTGGACAAATACTGCTGTGAAGATACATCACAACGCTGAAGATATCGAGATCCGCTCGACCCTCCCGATCATCCCGCTCCGCGATGTTGTCGTTTATCCGCATATGATCTATCCGCTCCTGATCGGACGGAAACTGACGATCAATGCGCTGCAGGAAGCAATGGTCCAGGAGAAGCAGATGTTTCTCGTGGCCCAGCGTTCTCCCTCGATCGACAACCCCAAGGCCGCTGATCTCTACACGGTCGGTGTTGTTGCCCGCATCCTGCAGGTAATGAAAATGCCGAATGGCACGCTCAAAGTGCTGGTCGAGGGGCTGGTCCGCGCGGAGATTCTTTCGATCTCCAAGACCAACAATTACCTCACTGCCAAACTCAAACTGGCATCGGCACCGGAAAAACCGTTCGACCGCGAGATCGAGGCCCTCTCTCGCGCGGTCTCCGAGCAGTTCGCCGAATATGTGCGACTCAATCGACGCATCCCGGATGAAGTGTTGGTATCTGTCGCCTCGATCGAACGATACGATCAACTGGCCGACACTATTGCGGCCCAGATCATCCAGAAGATCGATGCCAAACAGCGGGTACTCGAAGCGTTTGATGTCAGAGAGCAGTTGCAGTTGCTCTCCAAAGTTCTGCGTGATGAGATAGATATTCTCAAGATAGAACAGAAGATTGATGGTTCCATTCGCGACGCCCTCAATCGCTCACATCGCGAAGCATACCTTCAGCAACAACTGAAAGCGATCAAGGATGAACTTGGCCAGGGCGACGAAGCAACCGCTGAGGTCGAAGACCTGCTGACCAAGCTGGAGAGCCTTCCCTATCCGGAGAAGGTCAGAACCAAAGCCGAGGAAGAGATCAAGAAGTTGAGCAAGATGCACCCCTTCTCTGCCGAAGCCGGTGTTGTTCGCTCGTATCTCGATTGGCTGCTTGGTATCCCCTGGACTATCCTGACCGAAGATCGCACCGACTTTGCCGAAGTCCGTACTATACTCGACAACGATCATTACGGCCTCGAGAAACCGAAAAAGCGGATACTGGAACATCTGGCCGTCATCCGACTGGCTGGAAAGGTCAAAGGCCCGATCCTCTGTCTGGTCGGTCCTCCCGGTGTCGGCAAAACCTCGATCGGACGTTCAGTCGCCCGCGCGATGGGACGTGAGTTCATTCGTATGTCCCTCGGCGGCGTACATGATGAAGCAGAAATACGCGGCCATCGGCGCACCTATATCGGCGCTCTCCCCGGTCGCATCATCCAGTCCCTCAAGAAGGCCGGCTCTGCCAATCCGGTCTTTCTCCTCGACGAGATCGACAAGCTGGGAAAAGATTTTCGCGGCGACCCTGCCTCGGCCCTGCTTGAGGTATTGGACCCCGAACAGAACAATACATTCTATGACAATTATCTCGAGGTAGAATTCGACCTCTCGAATATCCTCTTCATCACGACCGCCAATTCAATGAGTTCGATCCCCATAGCTCTGCGCGACCGGATGGAGATCATCCGCCTTCCCGGCTATCTCGATTTCGAGAAAGCCGCGATTGCCAAGCAGTACCTTGTCCCCAAACAGATGAATGAGGTGGGTGTCCAGAAGTATGGGATTGAACTGGCCGATGACGCCGTTTTCGAATTGATCCGTTACTACACGCGCGAGGCTGGTGTCCGCGAACTGGAGCGACGCATCAGCGCGATCCTTCGCCAGACGGCAGTTGAGATCGCTGGCGGCAAGAAGATGAAGAAGCTCCTGATCAAAGGGAACAAAGTTGCCGCCTATCTCGGTCCGCGCAAATATACCGACACCAATGTCAAACAGCAGCCGACTATCGGCTATGCGGTCGGCCTCGCTTGGACAGAACTTGGCGGAGAAGTCCTCCCGGTCGAGGTTGTCCCAATGCATGGCAAGGCGAAATTGACCCTCACCGGCTCGCTGGGCGAAGTGATGCGCGAGTCCGCCACAGCCGGACTCTCATACATCCGGAAGCATTCTCTGACCTTCGGCCTGAATGAGAACTTCTTCGATGACCTGGAACTGCATGTTCATGTTCCCGAAGGCGCGGTTCCCAAAGATGGTCCATCTGCAGGAATAACGCTCTTGACCGCGTTGTTGTCATCGTTGACCAACATTCCGGTTCGAACTGATATCGCCATGACCGGCGAAGTGACGCTTACCGGCGATGTCTTGCCGATCGGCGGGTTGAATGAGAAGTTGCTGGCCGCCAAACGACACGGCATCCTGACTGTGCTGATTCCGGAGCGAAATCGCAAGGATCTAATCGAGATGCCCAAGGAATTGCTGGACGGACTCAAATTGCACTTTGTACGGAATATTGACGATGTTTTGAAACTCGCCATGACCCGTTCACCGTATACCACAGCGCGCCCCCGTACCGGCAGTCGGACCGGGGCACGGATCGCGCGCGCCCATTAA
- a CDS encoding winged helix-turn-helix domain-containing protein, producing METQIGKVAGVIWDILQEKGEVSLSQLPKLVAEKDTIVYQGLGWLAREGKISYRADKNRTFVDLKK from the coding sequence ATGGAAACTCAAATCGGCAAGGTCGCCGGCGTTATATGGGATATCTTGCAGGAAAAGGGGGAAGTCAGCCTCTCCCAGCTCCCCAAACTGGTCGCAGAAAAGGACACGATTGTCTACCAGGGTTTGGGATGGCTCGCACGTGAAGGAAAGATCAGCTACCGGGCCGACAAAAATCGGACATTTGTTGATTTGAAGAAATAA
- a CDS encoding septum formation initiator family protein, with product MPRRVTKARPSLFTPAGSFVKRLAKENPQTRRRLITISFWLIAIFFGWSFVSGDYGVPRIVRLELEKKGLQEANRRQLTILIDATHEREMLRSDSLYISYIARTKYHMALPNETLYRLRYR from the coding sequence ATGCCACGTCGAGTCACCAAAGCACGGCCATCGCTGTTTACCCCTGCAGGGTCATTTGTCAAGCGGCTGGCCAAAGAGAACCCGCAGACGCGTCGCCGCCTGATCACGATCAGTTTCTGGCTGATCGCGATCTTTTTCGGCTGGTCCTTTGTCAGCGGGGATTACGGCGTGCCGCGAATTGTCCGCCTGGAGCTGGAAAAGAAAGGGCTGCAGGAAGCAAACCGTCGCCAATTGACGATCCTCATCGATGCCACTCACGAGCGCGAGATGCTCCGTTCTGATTCACTCTATATCTCATATATCGCCCGCACCAAATATCATATGGCGCTGCCGAATGAGACGCTCTATCGCCTGCGTTACCGGTAA
- the recO gene encoding DNA repair protein RecO encodes MAREKSEAVILKTFNWAESSRTVVMLSREFGKMPLIDKGGRSITSKRGRLIPFSRLEIGFHYSEKTERGYINDVDLLEQFSFEREGTLGRLAYGSAACELLYLLLPEEESHTLLYDYLISYLRHIDTAEKHYLPAIFLAFFLRLLSHLGYHPSLAYCIDCGKETNHRTKIEKPVLFSPERGGVVCPACQREGEYYIGLSAESYRVLSRLQTASLDEASTVPIGYQEASLLIDTLTKFLSYQSGLVSGLKSLEFLEKLRNSHLTLEKDSR; translated from the coding sequence ATGGCACGCGAAAAGTCTGAAGCAGTCATCCTCAAGACATTCAATTGGGCGGAATCATCCCGCACCGTCGTGATGTTGAGTCGAGAATTCGGCAAAATGCCATTGATCGACAAAGGCGGGAGATCGATCACTTCGAAGCGCGGAAGACTGATCCCGTTTTCGCGGCTGGAGATCGGCTTTCATTATTCCGAGAAAACCGAACGCGGCTATATCAACGATGTTGATCTGCTTGAGCAGTTTTCATTCGAGCGAGAAGGGACACTCGGCCGATTGGCGTATGGCTCTGCGGCCTGCGAACTGCTTTATCTGCTGCTTCCTGAAGAAGAATCTCATACGCTTCTCTATGACTATCTGATCAGTTATCTTCGGCATATCGATACTGCCGAGAAACATTACCTTCCCGCGATCTTTCTCGCCTTCTTCCTTCGGCTGTTGTCGCACCTCGGGTATCATCCGTCGCTAGCCTATTGCATTGATTGCGGCAAAGAGACGAATCACCGGACTAAAATCGAGAAGCCGGTGCTCTTTTCCCCGGAACGGGGAGGGGTGGTATGTCCCGCTTGCCAACGGGAGGGAGAGTATTATATTGGGCTTTCTGCCGAGAGCTACCGGGTGTTATCTCGCCTGCAGACGGCGTCGCTGGATGAAGCGTCGACCGTTCCGATCGGATACCAGGAAGCCTCGCTACTGATCGATACATTGACCAAATTCCTCAGCTACCAGTCCGGCCTGGTGTCGGGACTGAAATCACTGGAATTCCTGGAGAAGCTGAGAAACAGCCATTTGACGTTGGAGAAGGATTCGCGATGA